Proteins found in one Oreochromis niloticus isolate F11D_XX linkage group LG22, O_niloticus_UMD_NMBU, whole genome shotgun sequence genomic segment:
- the LOC100697737 gene encoding zinc finger MYM-type protein 4: protein MADTETSDGCEHLTTNQVTPVQVTEGTDGEAVEAVSEAATSVDAGETEHVHESSHELSKEREEDNDAAAAADKDMESEEAELKETETEVIHSVGSTSPSQAFSAEETEETVTVNHGEPGSTTEPQKEAPEVKSDEGLEVISDEGVESKAEDLAVKDESLEESPAVADVSEDTCMDAAPDHEEENEIKNTDENMDTRNDTKEEVCTEQESSIGCKPKVLTAGDELDEMMDIGTVDQVEQEAQMKEEEQNSLKDMESSRSPDASNTASVAEDSNSVTEEADVKPTTSDLMQSSSSPSSEATGSTGRDSSSPAMMLNGMKVVKLSIPRLDVERLRTATQSVKLSPSPPLVTVKDEPVDEEYEQALMSSSSTASVKDEPNTAREDLRIGSVYSESSETQTLPIVSPPSSHMFCAHCKKNLMKGQTAFQRKGSPALFCSTTCLSLSQVKGVTKICHNCQKLIIRPQDVILAPDLKGLMKEFCGQICLTSFNYKKTVSNFRKTAVAVKALQTVPQSLCSMCTRYCVSKHEVILSGAVHKMCSDACFNRFRTVNNLAMAGCANCGSYCHSKPLMLKLEEGSKTVCNLDCLGKYKEKSKITKMTQPCTMCRTARLLAEMVDSKNSDDSVDLFCSSSCVMAYKVQTVSSSGARINCDNCGKNSVPSYHLAMSDTSIRNFCTLPCVMAFQEKFKQSQKQVNVFTKLPVGSSQIQPVSTTPPQQEAKGSQKLNCFQCSRIITFKPELIQIKDKMVFLCSADCSHEFKKANNVTSVCEYCMIEKITRDVKRVNNKDCYFCSDGCKLLFRHDLSKNWGKHCHSCVYCHSVSKKLVTAQYGGSTEEFCSEECRSKYTMLFCHVAKCDTCGQKGKLKQSLPMLGEVKHFCDLSCLLQFCCEKVATQGEVVKASTGEATPVIANVISLAGTPKGKPNTSDRSAQQSTASNSQSKTSGHISIQTETVKTHPPPPTKILKNKALLCRPLCRTKTKKSLSKKKTRALSAPRYLLMILQTRLNVKYLFVFAHCACFLFKHIYWRSELCTMFLSNHTYCSVFFLSVDDIFPKMVILPVPVPVYLPVPMNMYSQCTPKPVGLPLPLPVPMFLPVTMDSAERIVETIQEIKQKIPSDPYEAELILMAEMVAEDDENNDKPETHKEEKVVKKAAEKQEAPVTDDHVSNYSDDLDTDELATFLNSWEDASSDAGPFSPSKSYANEKLNSVLDVSVGMPSEPEPASPPGPPPMDIEADFTVETLERMARQREQCNKSPSPPPAAPIRRQAHRKAREKRGRKPQRQSKAAETSSANSTSKKPVDVEIPKLKSEYGVDAWKRWIQWRQTQPNLENPRFGSRPLELKEDLLRCTTAELSYGLCCFIAEVKRPNGEPYSPDTMFYLCLGIQQYLFQNGRVENIFMDRFYNKFSTEFTNLLRGFKPSITPSGYIHSRVEEEFLWDCKQLGAYSPIVLLNTLLFFCCKYFGFTKVEQHRQLSFAHVMRCTKTNPNNTKTTFLRFYPPLSGTEAESDAEGGPAKKRKEEESKEEILEMMENTENPLRCPVRLYEFYLSKCSESVKQRTNMFYLHPERCCVPNSPLWFSSTALDDTTMEAMLIRILTVRELHLDTKQQTSDDPPFIPEEEDSE from the exons ATGGCTGATACGGAAACTAGCGACGGATGCGAACATCTGACCACCAATCAAGTGACTCCTGTGCAG GTAACCGAGGGGACAGATGGAGAGGCTGTGGAGGCCGTTTCAGAAGCAGCAACATCGGTGGACGCTGGAGAAACGGAACACGTTCATGAATCTTCCCATGAACTTTCcaaagagagggaagaggataatgatgctgctgctgctgctgacaaaGATATGGAAAGTGAAGAAGCAGAACTTAAAGAAACTGAGACCGAGGTGATCCACTCTGTTGGTTCTACATCTCCATCACAAGCTTTTTctgcagaggagacagaggagaCCGTTACGGTTAATCATGGTGAGCCAGGTAGCACCACAGAGCCCCAAAAAGAGGCTCCTGAGGTGAAATCTGACGAGGGTCTTGAGGTGATATCTGATGAAGGGGTTGAGTCAAAGGCAGAAGATCTTGCAGTGAAAGATGAGAGCCTAGAGGAAAGCCCTGCAGTAGCAGATGTCAGTGAGGATACATGCATGGACGCAGCTCCTGATCATGAGGAGGAGAACGAAATAAAAAACACTGATGAAAACATGGACACAAGGAATGACACTAAGGAGGAAGTCTGCACAGAGCAGGAGTCATCCATCGGCTGTAAACCAAAGGTTTTGACAGCGGGCGATGAACTCGATGAGATGATGGACATCGGTACAGTGGATCAGGtggagcaggaagctcagatgAAAGAGGAGGAACAGAACAGCTTGAAGGATATGGAAAGCAGCCGCTCACCTGACGCTTCAAATACAG CCTCAGTGGCGGAGGACAGTAACTCTGTTACAGAGGAAGCTGATGTGAAACCCACAACTTCAGACTTGATGCAGTCCAGCTCGTCTCCATCGTCTGAGGCCACAGGAAGTACAG GAAGAGACAGCTCATCACCAGCGATGATGTTGAACGGCATGAAAGTCGTCAAGCTTTCTATACCGAGATTAGATGTT GAGAGGCTGCGCACTGCAACCCAAAGTGTCAAGTTGTCTCCTTCACCTCCGTTGGTCACTGTGAAGGACGAGCCGGTGGATGAGGAATATGAACAAGCTCTAATGTCCAGTTCCTCTACAGCAAGTGTGAAAGATGAGCCTAATACTGCAAGG GAGGACCTGAGGATCGGATCCGTGTATTCTGAGAGTTCTGAAACGCAGACGCTGCCCATCGTCAGCCCGCCGTCTTCGCACATGTTCTGCGCTCACTGTAAGAAGAACCTGATGAAGGGACAGACGGCTTTCCAGAGGAAGGGCTCTCCAGCGCTCTTCTGCTCCACCACCTGCCTCTCATTGTCTCAGGTCAAGGGAGTCACTAAAATCTGCCACAACTGCCAAAA GTTGATAATTCGGCCTCAAGACGTCATCCTGGCTCCGGATCTCAAAGGACTCATGAAAGAGTTCTGTGGCCAGATCTGCCTGACGTCCTTCAACTACAAGAAAACTGTCTCCAACTTCAGGAAAACTGCTGTTGCTGTGAAAGCTCTACAGACTGTACCACAGTCACTCTGCAGCATGTGCACCAGATACTGTGTC AGCAAACACGAGGTGATCCTGAGCGGTGCTGTCCACAAGATGTGCAGTGACGCCTGCTTTAACCGCTTCCGTACAGTAAATAACCTTGCGATGGCGGGCTGCGCCAACTGTGGCTCGTACTGCCACAGCAAACCACTCATGCTGAAGCTGGAAGAGGGCAGCAAAACCGTGTGCAACCTGGATTGTTTGGGGAAATACAAAGAG AAAAGCAAGATAACCAAGATGACCCAGCCGTGCACAATGTGTCGCACCGCCCGCCTTCTGGCAGAAATGGTGGACAGCAAAAACAGTGATGACTCTGTGGATCttttctgcagcagcagctgtgtgatggcGTACAAAGTCCAGACTGTTAGTTCTTCAG GTGCTCGGATAAACTGTGATAACTGTGGCAAAAACAGTGTGCCGTCCTACCACCTGGCCATGTCAGATACCTCCATCAGGAATTTCTGCACTCTCCCGTGTGTCATGGCTTTTCAG GAAAAATTTAAGCAGTCGCAGAAGCAGGTGAATGTTTTTACGAAGCTGCCCGTGGGATCGTCCCAAATTCAGCCCGTTAGTACAACGCCACCGCAACAGGAGGCGAAAGGGTCCCAGAAACTGAACTGCTTCCAGTGCTCCCGCATCATCACTTTCAAACCTGAGCTCATCCAGATTAAG gaCAAGATGGTTTTTCTGTGCAGCGCGGACTGTTCTCACGAGTTTAAGAAAGCCAACAACGTGACGAGTGTGTGCGAGTACTGTATGATCGAAAAGATCACCAGAGACGTGAAGAGAGTcaacaacaaagactgttaCTTCTGCAGCGACG GCTGTAAGCTCCTGTTCAGACACGACTTGAGTAAAAACTGGGGGAAACACTGTCACTCCTGTGTTTACTGCCACTCCGTCTCAAAGAAGCTGGTGACGGCACAGTACGGAGGCTCGACGGAGGAGTTCTGCTCGGAGGAGTGCAGGTCCAAgtacaccatgctcttctgccAC GTTGCAAAGTGCGACACCTGCGGGCAGAAAGGGAAGCTAAAGCAGAGCCTTCCCATGCTCGGGGAAGTCAAACACTTCTGCGACCTCAGCTGTCTGCTGCAGTTCTGCTGTGAGAAAGTGGCCACGCAGGGTGAAGTCGTGAAAG CCAGCACAGGAGAGGCCACACCTGTGATCGCCAACGTCATCTCGCTCGCTGGCACCCCAAAAGGAAAACCTAACACTTCTGATAGAAGTGCCcaacaaa GCACAGCATCAAACTCTCAGTCAAAGACCTCCGGACAT ATCAGCATTCAGACAGAAACGGTAAAgactcatcctcctcctccaactAAAATCCTGAAGAACAAGGCTCTGCTCTGTAGACCGCTGTGCAGAACAAAGACTAAAAAGTCACtgagcaagaaaaaaacaagagctCTGTCAGCACCCCGCTACCT ACTCATGATTTTACAGACAAGACTAAATGTAAAGTATTTGTTTGTCTTTGCACATTGTGCATGTTTCCTCTTTAAACATATTTACTGGAGGAGCGAACTCTGCACCATGTTCTTATCTAATCACACCTACTGTtccgttttttttctctctgtagaTGATATCTTCCCAAAAATGGTGATCCTGCCTGTTCCTGTGCCGGTGTACCTTCCTGTACCCATGAACATGTACAGCCAGTGCACTCCCAAGCCTGTTGGCCTGCCGTTACCT CTTCCTGTGCCAATGTTTCTTCCTGTGACGATGGACAGTGCTGAGCGCATCGTGGAGACCATCCAGGAGATCAAACAGAAGATCCCGTCCGATCCGTACGAGGCAGAACTCATCCTCATGGCGGAGATGGTGGCCGAAGACGACGAGAACAACGACAAACCAGAGACGCACAAAGAGGAAAAAGTGGTGAAGAAAGCGGCTGAAAAGCAAGAAGCACCCGTCACAGATG ACCATGTCAGTAACTACAGTGATGACTTGGACACCGACGAGCTGGCCACTTTCCTCAACAGCTGGGAGGATGCCTCCTCGGACGCGGGGCCCTTTTCGCCAAGTAAAAGCTACGCCAACGAGAAGCTCAACTCAGTTTTAGATGTATCAGTGGGCATGCCCAGTGAGCCTGAGCCCGCATCACCTCCTGGCCCGCCTCCCATGGACATCGAAGCTGACTTCACTGTTG AAACTCTGGAAAGGATGGCCCGACAAAGAGAGCAGTGCAACAAGTCCCCAAGCCCCCCGCCTGCTGCTCCAATACGACGACAAGCTCACAGGAAAGCCAGAGAGAAGAGG GGTCGTAAGCCACAGCGTCAGTCTAAAGCTGCTGAAACGTCTTCGGCAAATAGTACTTCCAAAAAGCCCGTTGATGTAGAAATCCCCAAACTGAAGAGTGAATATGGAGTAGATGCCTGGAAGCGATGGATCCAGTGGAGGCAAACTCAGCCCAACCTGGAGAATCCACGCTTTGGCT CGCGTCCTCTGGAGCTGAAGGAGGATCTTCTTCGCTGCACCACCGCTGAGCTCAGCTACGGCCTCTGTTGCTTTATCGCTGAGGTGAAACGACCAAACGGAGAGCCGTACTCGCCCGACACCATGTTTTACCTCTGCCTCGGCATCCAACAG TATCTGTTTCAAAACGGTCGTGTGGAGAACATTTTCATGGATCGCTTCTATAACAAGTTCTCCACTGAGTTCACCAACTTGCTGCGAGGTTTCAAACCTTCAATCACACCCAGCG GTTATATCCACTCCCGTGTGGAGGAGGAGTTTCTGTGGGACTGTAAACAGCTGGGGGCGTACTCCCCCATCGTCCTCCTCAACACTCTGCTCTTCTTCTGCTGCAAGTACTTTGGCTTCACCAAGGTGGAGCAGCACCGTCAGCTGTCCTTTGCACATGTCATGCGCTGCACAAAAACCAATCCAAACAACACCAAGACCACATTCCTGCGCTTCTACCCGCCGCTGTCTGGAACCGAGGCGGAGTCAG ATGCAGAGGGTGGCCCAGCGAagaagaggaaggaggaggagagtaaAGAGGAAATCCTGGAGATGATGGAGAACACGGAGAACCCTCTTCGCTGTCCCGTGAGACTTTACGAGTTCTACCTCTCAAAGTG CTCGGAGTCGGTTAAGCAGCGCACCAACATGTTCTACCTGCACCCCGAGCGCTGCTGTGTCCCCAACAGCCCGCTGTGGTTCTCCTCCACCGCTCTGGATGACACCACCATGGAGGCCATGCTCATCCGCATCCTCACCGTCAGAGAGCTGCATCTCGATACAAAGCAGCAGACGAGCGATGACCCGCCATTTATACCGGAGGAGGAGGATTCAGAGTGA